A part of Sulfurimonas aquatica genomic DNA contains:
- a CDS encoding mobile mystery protein B, giving the protein MIHSMQPIDDATPLDDISGLKLPSDKVYSLREIYVAEANNIALATLKYLSAPPSKKIASFSYEWLSSLHEEMFGNVWNWAGKFRRVELSIGIKAYQVPTALKELADDLTYWDNNKTFDIYETATRIHHRAVQIHPYKNGNGRWSRMLANIYLRQNGSMPVKWQEDLLSKENPKRDEYMQALKAADGGDYKKLIEMHKIIY; this is encoded by the coding sequence ATGATACATTCTATGCAGCCTATAGATGATGCTACACCTCTTGACGATATATCAGGACTCAAACTACCAAGTGACAAGGTCTACTCGCTCAGAGAGATCTATGTTGCAGAGGCGAATAACATAGCGCTTGCAACACTAAAGTACTTATCAGCACCACCATCCAAAAAAATAGCATCTTTCTCTTACGAATGGTTATCATCACTTCATGAAGAGATGTTTGGTAATGTGTGGAACTGGGCTGGAAAATTTAGGCGAGTTGAACTCTCCATAGGCATAAAAGCTTATCAAGTACCGACTGCATTAAAAGAGTTAGCAGATGATTTAACTTATTGGGATAATAATAAAACATTTGATATCTACGAAACTGCAACTCGTATACATCACAGAGCAGTGCAAATTCATCCATACAAAAATGGAAATGGTCGTTGGTCGAGAATGTTAGCAAATATCTATCTCAGACAGAATGGCTCTATGCCTGTGAAGTGGCAAGAAGATTTACTCTCAAAAGAGAACCCTAAAAGAGATGAATATATGCAAGCACTTAAAGCTGCTGATGGTGGAGACTATAAAAAGTTGATAGAGATGCATAAAATTATCTACTGA
- a CDS encoding helix-turn-helix domain-containing protein, which yields MRRLDLINQIIIRKEQLHITVENLAKLSGVGVRTINRLLKNEDVKLSTVEHVTNFLGLDFAGNEQVSIRDLKKHRAHEKALFLASIVQGISALEMQGLEDDSLNTIIASYEKEFLSGSYQDTLWVA from the coding sequence ATGAGACGTTTAGACTTAATAAATCAAATCATTATTAGAAAAGAACAACTACACATTACGGTAGAAAATCTTGCCAAACTTAGTGGTGTAGGTGTTAGAACTATTAATAGACTCTTGAAGAATGAAGATGTTAAGCTAAGTACAGTTGAGCATGTAACAAACTTTTTAGGTTTAGACTTTGCAGGTAATGAACAAGTATCAATAAGAGACTTAAAGAAGCATAGAGCCCATGAGAAAGCTTTATTTTTAGCTTCTATTGTTCAAGGTATATCGGCTTTAGAAATGCAAGGTCTAGAAGATGATAGTTTAAATACCATTATCGCCTCTTATGAAAAAGAGTTTCTAAGTGGAAGTTATCAAGATACACTTTGGGTAGCCTAA
- a CDS encoding helix-turn-helix domain-containing protein, with product MLSINIKTPSSVMKSLKDNFKQLRLSQELTQEGLASRSGVSLGSVKRFEGSGEISLKSLLKLAVVLECLDDFVNIATATSEKISSIDELIQQEDKKVIIKRGKIK from the coding sequence ATGTTATCTATAAATATAAAAACACCTTCATCAGTAATGAAATCTTTAAAAGATAATTTTAAACAACTAAGACTCTCACAAGAACTTACTCAAGAGGGGCTGGCATCCCGGAGTGGAGTAAGTCTTGGCAGTGTAAAGAGATTTGAGGGTTCTGGTGAAATCTCCTTAAAATCCCTTTTAAAATTGGCTGTAGTTCTAGAGTGCTTAGACGATTTTGTGAATATAGCAACTGCTACTTCTGAAAAAATCTCTTCTATAGATGAACTAATACAACAAGAAGATAAAAAAGTAATTATTAAAAGAGGCAAAATCAAATGA
- a CDS encoding type II toxin-antitoxin system HipA family toxin: MSIKTVNVFLNQRGKKISVGRLAYKDEVIYFEYEKEFLDSKLELSPYKVPLRSGVLVCDDNVFEGLYGLFGDSLPDGWGRLLLDRHFLNSGIDYSDITPLDRLSYIGKYGIGALSYEPIIDELQSTTSDEVVLDDLAEASKEILQGDSQIMLDELITMGGSSAGARPKIMIQLSDDKKSIIHGAQNLQSNYQHWMVKFPSSHDSQDIAKIEYAYSLMAKDAGITMSDTILLASNNNSYFATKRFDRDGDNRIHIHSVAGLTHSDFRFPTLDYDDLLGLTLHLNKDVNELSKMFRLAVFNLFTHNRDDHAKNFSYLMQEDGRWILAPAYDLTFSYGPGGEHSTTYLGLGKEPTSETLIKLAKKHDISNALEIIQEIKVVVNNFKFYANKVSLKSASYEPINKVLSRIK, encoded by the coding sequence ATGAGTATAAAAACCGTAAACGTATTTTTAAATCAAAGAGGTAAAAAAATTAGTGTTGGTAGATTAGCTTATAAAGATGAAGTCATATATTTTGAGTATGAAAAAGAGTTTTTAGATTCTAAGCTTGAACTATCCCCTTATAAAGTACCTTTAAGATCTGGTGTACTTGTTTGTGACGACAATGTTTTTGAAGGTTTATATGGATTATTTGGGGATTCACTTCCTGATGGTTGGGGTAGGTTATTGCTTGATAGACATTTTCTAAATAGCGGTATTGATTACTCTGACATTACTCCACTAGATAGACTAAGTTATATTGGTAAATATGGAATAGGTGCATTGTCCTATGAACCAATAATAGATGAGCTTCAAAGTACTACTTCTGATGAAGTTGTTTTAGATGATTTAGCGGAAGCTTCTAAAGAGATACTTCAAGGCGATAGCCAAATAATGCTTGATGAACTTATTACTATGGGAGGTTCATCGGCTGGAGCAAGGCCAAAAATTATGATTCAACTTAGCGATGATAAAAAAAGTATCATTCATGGTGCACAAAATTTACAAAGCAACTATCAACACTGGATGGTAAAATTCCCATCATCACATGATAGTCAAGATATAGCTAAGATTGAGTATGCTTATTCTCTTATGGCTAAAGATGCTGGAATTACAATGAGTGATACTATCCTACTCGCTTCTAATAACAATAGTTACTTTGCCACTAAAAGATTTGATAGAGATGGGGATAATAGAATTCATATACACTCTGTAGCTGGATTAACACATAGTGATTTTAGATTCCCGACTCTTGATTATGATGATCTGTTAGGATTGACTCTTCATCTAAATAAAGATGTAAATGAACTGTCAAAAATGTTTAGATTAGCTGTGTTTAATCTATTTACTCACAACCGTGACGATCATGCTAAGAATTTTTCTTATTTAATGCAAGAAGATGGTAGATGGATATTGGCTCCTGCTTATGATTTAACATTTTCATATGGACCAGGCGGAGAGCATAGTACTACATATTTAGGTTTAGGCAAAGAACCGACTTCAGAGACACTGATTAAACTTGCTAAAAAGCATGATATTAGTAATGCTTTAGAGATAATACAAGAGATAAAAGTAGTCGTTAATAATTTTAAATTTTATGCAAATAAAGTTTCTTTGAAGAGTGCATCCTATGAACCTATAAATAAAGTTCTATCAAGAATTAAATAA
- a CDS encoding EAL domain-containing protein, which translates to MNRETVLIVDDSKIVQLYFNQLMDPMEFKVLMASSAKEAKEIIDREKNINVAIVDLSLPDSMDGEVVDYTIENKIPTIVITGSKSEETSKLIRSKNIVEYMQKNDKKDFVKAVALVRRLRKNRTKTILIVDDSGTYRMHLKQLLKLHKFNVREAKNGKEALTIMKEPIDISMVLTDYEMPEMDGLELIINLRKDHEIHKLPIIVLSVYDDGHKISNALREGANDYIHKPYQSEEFFSRLYINIINTEYVEEMKEQNTNLEQYKNAIDKTNIVSKTDTFGKIIDVNDMFCNISGYTREELIGKTHRIVRHPDTPEETFSALWETITNKKIWQGVIKNRKKDGSVYLVDTTIIPILKDDGSIKKYISIRKDITKIVEQNTLIQKQYTDSLTQLPNRLKLLKDLSCSNGTSALVILNIVSFTNINSFYGFEVADKLLVSIGKKIKSFANNTHNVYKLHVDEYALLGENISEAEEKIFIKDLLESLNQNSFIINGQEIFVNFSVGLYSGEENHFINADTALQQSRVLNKDICAYSELPNNVEVQANNLKWTRKLHKAIEDNRMKAFFQPIINNATKEVDKYEALIRMIDEEGKVISPFFFLDIAKKTKRYEALTKIVFDQTATLAKKTSKVFSINLTIADFKNSELMKYMRDEIYALNIHQYIVFEIVESEELESEEMIKTINNLKNCPIKISIDDFGTGYSNFDYLIKLNADFIKIDGSIIKHVLEDPNAELMVETIVNLAKKLGAKTIGEFVETEEIFNKIKELGVDYSQGYYFGKPLECISESL; encoded by the coding sequence ATGAACCGCGAAACTGTTTTAATTGTTGATGATAGCAAGATAGTCCAATTATATTTTAATCAGTTAATGGATCCAATGGAATTTAAAGTCCTAATGGCTAGTAGTGCAAAAGAAGCAAAAGAAATAATTGATAGAGAAAAAAATATCAATGTTGCAATAGTCGATTTATCTCTTCCTGATTCGATGGATGGAGAAGTTGTTGATTACACTATTGAAAACAAAATACCTACAATTGTCATAACCGGTTCAAAGAGTGAAGAAACTTCTAAACTTATTCGCTCAAAAAACATCGTAGAATATATGCAAAAAAACGATAAAAAAGATTTTGTAAAGGCTGTTGCTTTAGTTAGGCGTTTACGTAAAAATAGAACTAAAACAATACTAATAGTTGATGATTCTGGAACATATCGTATGCATTTGAAACAATTACTAAAACTTCATAAGTTTAATGTTCGTGAAGCTAAAAATGGTAAAGAAGCTTTAACCATAATGAAAGAACCTATAGATATTTCTATGGTATTAACAGACTATGAAATGCCAGAGATGGATGGTTTGGAACTCATCATTAATTTACGTAAAGATCATGAAATACATAAACTACCTATAATTGTTTTATCCGTATATGATGACGGACATAAAATATCAAACGCACTTAGAGAAGGTGCAAATGATTATATACATAAACCTTACCAATCCGAAGAATTTTTTAGTCGCCTTTACATAAATATTATCAATACAGAGTATGTAGAAGAAATGAAAGAACAAAATACTAATCTCGAACAATATAAAAATGCTATTGATAAAACAAATATCGTATCAAAGACAGATACTTTTGGCAAGATTATAGATGTTAATGATATGTTTTGCAATATTTCAGGGTATACAAGGGAAGAACTTATTGGTAAAACTCATCGTATAGTTAGGCACCCTGACACACCAGAAGAAACCTTTAGTGCTTTATGGGAAACAATTACAAATAAAAAAATATGGCAAGGGGTCATTAAAAATCGTAAAAAAGATGGGAGTGTATACCTCGTTGATACAACAATTATACCTATCCTTAAGGATGATGGAAGTATTAAAAAGTATATATCAATTAGAAAAGACATAACAAAGATTGTTGAACAGAATACTCTTATTCAAAAGCAATATACAGATTCTTTGACACAATTACCAAACCGTTTAAAACTTTTAAAGGATTTATCATGTAGTAATGGTACATCTGCACTAGTAATTTTGAATATTGTTTCATTTACTAATATAAATAGTTTTTATGGTTTTGAAGTTGCAGATAAGCTACTAGTGTCAATAGGAAAAAAAATAAAGAGTTTTGCAAACAACACCCATAATGTATATAAACTTCATGTAGATGAATATGCTTTATTAGGAGAAAATATTTCTGAGGCTGAAGAAAAAATATTTATAAAAGATTTATTAGAAAGTCTCAATCAAAATAGTTTTATTATTAATGGTCAAGAAATATTTGTAAATTTCAGTGTTGGACTATACTCTGGAGAGGAAAATCATTTTATAAATGCTGATACAGCACTCCAACAATCTAGAGTTTTAAATAAAGATATATGTGCATACAGTGAATTACCTAATAATGTTGAAGTACAGGCAAATAATTTAAAATGGACAAGAAAATTGCACAAGGCTATTGAAGACAATAGAATGAAGGCATTTTTTCAACCAATTATAAATAATGCAACAAAAGAAGTTGATAAGTATGAAGCACTAATTAGAATGATTGATGAAGAAGGAAAGGTTATTTCACCATTTTTCTTTTTAGATATTGCTAAAAAAACAAAACGCTATGAAGCATTGACAAAAATAGTTTTTGATCAAACAGCTACTCTTGCAAAAAAAACATCTAAAGTATTCTCTATCAATCTTACAATAGCTGATTTCAAGAATTCTGAATTAATGAAGTATATGCGTGATGAAATATATGCATTAAATATACATCAGTATATAGTTTTTGAAATTGTTGAATCAGAAGAGTTGGAATCTGAAGAAATGATTAAAACCATTAATAATTTAAAAAACTGTCCTATTAAAATATCTATTGATGACTTTGGAACAGGGTATTCGAATTTCGACTATCTCATAAAATTAAATGCTGATTTTATTAAAATTGATGGTTCTATTATTAAACATGTTTTAGAAGATCCAAATGCAGAACTGATGGTTGAAACAATAGTTAATTTAGCTAAAAAACTTGGAGCAAAAACTATAGGAGAGTTTGTTGAAACTGAAGAGATATTCAATAAGATAAAAGAACTTGGTGTAGATTATTCACAAGGATATTATTTTGGTAAACCACTTGAATGTATTTCAGAGAGCCTTTAA
- a CDS encoding type II toxin-antitoxin system HipA family toxin has translation MPINVLQIDILKALKEENSYVSLKDIMIKLSRHKLTARSFQNEIKSILNSQRGNTRGSASSTEYILEDIQRSYPSSKFLYVYKDSIIIGLFFKVNDIYRFYYDTDYLIKYNVALPTLPLQVEPFDFNEIPPVFEDNLQEGINREIIEITHKEADEFELLALIEESIGDICFSKSKEECYIKGKKAHGYLNSLNEILSSNDKINILHGFKMHFSEVDLFPENEDLSSLKSTRVEGISGYQYKKFIDIDFDNNKILSDKNANNYILKPYSKIKADPTTEHYYPHLAINEHLFMSFAKNELGFRVPYTALIKRETDKEFHYIVKRFDRLNGDRFAKATFATYLGLRSESKYKTTTEQMFKRIAKELISPIERMELLKHYFYSIMIVHEDMHTKNLSLILDEHKVLFAPLYDICSTPFYSSSKDYETYLTLNGKQKQIRPNDFKGVCKILNVDFKEFRAVCNDIALKYINVLPEYFDIIESLGSIPFYHTGYKKVKGDSEMRWYHKDQIEFVNILRSGHAKRKEELINLGWVKQTQ, from the coding sequence ATGCCTATAAATGTACTACAAATAGATATTTTAAAAGCTTTAAAGGAAGAAAATAGCTATGTAAGCTTAAAAGATATTATGATTAAGCTTTCGAGGCATAAATTAACCGCTAGATCCTTCCAAAATGAAATAAAATCTATTCTTAATTCCCAAAGAGGAAACACAAGAGGTTCTGCATCTAGCACCGAATATATATTAGAAGATATTCAAAGAAGCTACCCAAGTTCTAAATTTCTTTATGTGTATAAAGATTCAATTATTATAGGACTTTTTTTCAAAGTAAATGATATATATAGATTCTATTATGATACCGATTATCTTATCAAGTATAATGTAGCGTTGCCTACACTTCCTTTACAGGTTGAACCATTTGATTTTAATGAAATTCCTCCGGTTTTTGAAGACAACTTGCAAGAGGGGATAAATAGAGAGATTATAGAGATTACACATAAAGAAGCGGATGAATTTGAATTATTGGCATTAATTGAAGAATCAATCGGAGATATTTGTTTTTCCAAATCCAAAGAAGAGTGTTACATTAAAGGGAAAAAAGCACATGGGTATCTCAATTCTTTAAATGAGATTTTATCCAGTAATGACAAAATAAATATTTTACACGGCTTTAAAATGCACTTTAGTGAGGTAGACCTGTTTCCTGAGAATGAAGACCTGTCATCTCTAAAATCTACAAGAGTAGAGGGTATTAGCGGGTATCAATACAAAAAATTCATCGATATAGATTTTGACAACAATAAAATATTGTCTGATAAAAACGCGAATAACTATATACTTAAGCCATACAGTAAGATTAAAGCCGATCCTACTACCGAGCATTACTATCCCCATCTTGCTATTAATGAGCATCTGTTCATGTCGTTTGCAAAAAATGAGTTGGGTTTTAGAGTACCATATACAGCACTTATAAAAAGAGAGACTGATAAAGAGTTTCATTATATTGTTAAGCGATTTGACAGACTAAACGGGGATAGATTTGCCAAAGCGACATTCGCAACATACTTAGGGCTAAGAAGCGAAAGTAAATATAAAACGACGACAGAGCAAATGTTTAAACGCATTGCAAAAGAGCTTATATCTCCAATAGAAAGGATGGAGCTTTTGAAGCATTACTTTTATTCCATCATGATTGTTCACGAAGATATGCATACTAAAAATCTTTCATTAATCCTTGATGAACATAAAGTGTTGTTTGCACCTCTTTATGATATATGCTCTACACCTTTTTATAGTTCATCAAAAGACTACGAAACATATCTCACGCTTAACGGAAAGCAAAAACAGATTAGACCTAATGACTTTAAAGGTGTATGTAAAATACTCAATGTTGATTTTAAAGAGTTTAGAGCTGTTTGTAATGATATTGCGCTCAAGTACATTAATGTGTTGCCGGAGTATTTTGATATCATCGAAAGTCTAGGAAGTATCCCTTTTTACCATACAGGGTACAAGAAAGTAAAGGGTGATAGCGAGATGAGATGGTATCATAAAGATCAGATTGAATTTGTTAATATCCTTAGATCCGGACATGCAAAAAGAAAAGAGGAATTGATAAATTTAGGGTGGGTGAAACAAACTCAATAA
- a CDS encoding nucleotidyl transferase AbiEii/AbiGii toxin family protein, with amino-acid sequence MKNVEFIKEHYGEQIHALNSFIEDAYSFLPNQDHSTIRFGGGTALAIYYFQHRLSFDIDLFVTDVQILNYLSPKHWIDETNKFNTSKYIDLSNHIRVLEKKNNIKVDVLVSQNPSSDYLLDDSKVIFTSDVYVESIEDIIGKKIVYRRKDNLTRDIIDIAIAIMFKDGILQNMLERGLINKLDLKELKISLENLDKTTFLEEIEIVAPFENYINDSKNAPEIIKQECQKILT; translated from the coding sequence ATGAAAAATGTTGAATTTATAAAAGAGCATTATGGTGAACAGATACATGCTTTAAACAGCTTTATTGAAGATGCCTACAGCTTTTTACCAAATCAAGACCACTCTACAATCAGGTTTGGTGGTGGAACTGCATTAGCTATATACTATTTCCAACACAGGCTTAGTTTTGATATTGACTTATTTGTGACTGATGTACAAATATTAAACTACCTTAGCCCAAAGCACTGGATAGATGAAACAAATAAATTTAATACTAGCAAGTACATTGATCTATCAAACCACATAAGAGTATTGGAGAAAAAGAATAATATAAAAGTCGATGTGTTGGTCTCTCAAAATCCTTCATCTGATTATTTGCTTGACGATTCAAAAGTTATTTTTACCAGTGATGTATATGTTGAGAGCATAGAAGATATTATAGGTAAGAAGATAGTTTATAGACGAAAGGATAATCTTACAAGAGACATTATAGATATTGCCATAGCTATAATGTTTAAAGATGGCATCCTGCAAAATATGCTTGAGAGAGGCTTGATTAATAAATTAGATTTGAAAGAGTTAAAAATTTCATTAGAGAACTTGGATAAAACAACATTTCTTGAAGAGATAGAAATTGTAGCACCTTTTGAGAATTACATAAATGACTCTAAAAATGCTCCTGAGATTATAAAACAAGAATGTCAAAAAATATTAACTTAG
- a CDS encoding recombinase family protein, which yields MNVGYARVSTSSQNLENQIDQLKESGCEKIFSEKRSGKNEADRKEFKIMMEFIREGDVLFITKHDRLARSVIDLQNIAKFLEDKNVDLKVIQQNIDTTTPAGRLLFTMLGAITEFERDLINERVKEGIEAAKKKGVQFGRRAILNNKEKNVIYKEREKGKSVAWLSKFFHVARNTIYRAIKDVAKKK from the coding sequence ATGAATGTAGGATATGCAAGAGTTTCAACTTCAAGCCAAAATCTTGAGAATCAAATTGATCAGCTTAAAGAATCAGGCTGTGAAAAGATCTTCTCAGAAAAAAGATCTGGAAAAAATGAAGCTGATCGTAAAGAGTTTAAAATTATGATGGAGTTCATTAGAGAGGGAGATGTGCTTTTTATAACAAAGCATGACCGTTTAGCAAGATCAGTAATTGACCTACAAAATATTGCTAAGTTTTTAGAAGATAAAAATGTCGATCTCAAAGTCATTCAACAAAACATTGATACCACAACACCAGCAGGTAGATTATTATTTACCATGTTAGGTGCTATTACAGAGTTTGAACGAGATCTTATCAATGAACGAGTTAAGGAAGGAATTGAAGCTGCGAAGAAAAAGGGTGTTCAATTTGGAAGAAGAGCTATTCTCAATAATAAAGAGAAAAATGTCATATATAAGGAACGTGAAAAAGGCAAGTCTGTGGCATGGTTGTCAAAATTCTTTCATGTTGCTCGTAATACAATCTATAGAGCTATCAAAGATGTAGCTAAAAAGAAGTAG
- a CDS encoding PAS domain-containing sensor histidine kinase, whose translation MINNKNTKLQLGIGENSYRTFFEDNTAVMLLIDSVTGEIIDANKAAEKYYGYTLNMLLNMNIKEINQLSSESVEKEMKFALSEKKSYFEFEHKLSSGEIRNVDVYSNPIQENNKKYLLSIVHESPEHKKNERLLKEKEAYIRSIFLALPAGVGVVKERVLQEVNDYMCVMTGYAREELLNKNSRMLYPDQETYESVGKEKYKQITKYGIGSVETQLQRKDGTILDVLLSSTPIEPLDISKGVTFTATDITELNQSHSDALKAKEVYRSLLEDINEWVWEVNLEGCFTYSSPRVKDIIGYSPDEVMGKSLFYFIDDGEVDLVKSIFSEIIASKSSFKNIQSTQRHKDTQDVIIETTGRPVFDNDTGELMGYRGTNRDITEHITIEKELKLKDEIMFAQSRQAAMGEMIGMIAHQWRQPITSIAMGANNIIVDSILGNIDKDSLNKLATDIVEQTQHLSKTIDDFRDFFKPNKEHDDVNVCSVIEETLSIIGTSLVNNNIKIIKEFNSQSTISTFSRELLQVYINILKNAKEALLENKIEDAKIIITVTEDENNIITTVCDNGGGVKPELLTKIFEPYFTTKEELNGTGLGLYMSNIIVTKHLKGTLQVKNSDDGACFMLKLPKVRSDNIGT comes from the coding sequence TTGATAAATAATAAAAACACTAAACTGCAACTAGGAATAGGTGAAAACAGTTATCGTACATTTTTTGAAGATAACACTGCTGTAATGCTTCTTATTGACTCTGTTACTGGTGAAATTATTGATGCAAATAAGGCAGCAGAAAAATATTACGGATATACTTTAAATATGCTGCTAAATATGAATATTAAGGAGATTAATCAGCTATCATCTGAGTCTGTAGAAAAAGAAATGAAGTTCGCTTTGAGTGAAAAAAAATCCTATTTCGAATTTGAACATAAACTCTCTTCAGGAGAAATACGTAATGTAGATGTTTATTCTAATCCAATCCAAGAGAATAATAAAAAATACCTTCTCTCTATCGTCCATGAGAGCCCGGAGCACAAAAAAAATGAACGTTTGCTCAAAGAGAAAGAGGCCTATATAAGAAGTATTTTTCTCGCCCTTCCAGCAGGAGTTGGAGTTGTAAAAGAGCGTGTTTTACAAGAAGTTAATGATTATATGTGTGTGATGACAGGATATGCAAGGGAGGAATTACTTAATAAGAATTCGAGGATGCTATATCCGGATCAAGAAACATATGAAAGTGTTGGAAAAGAAAAATACAAGCAGATTACTAAATATGGTATAGGTAGTGTCGAGACCCAACTTCAGCGCAAAGATGGAACTATATTGGATGTTCTTCTCTCTTCAACACCAATTGAACCTCTAGATATCTCTAAGGGTGTAACATTTACTGCTACTGATATAACTGAATTAAACCAATCACATTCTGATGCTCTTAAAGCCAAAGAGGTCTACCGTTCACTTCTTGAAGATATAAATGAATGGGTATGGGAAGTGAATCTAGAGGGATGTTTTACTTACTCTAGTCCTCGTGTTAAAGATATTATTGGCTATTCACCCGATGAAGTTATGGGTAAATCACTATTTTATTTTATAGATGATGGAGAAGTAGATCTTGTCAAATCTATTTTTTCCGAAATTATTGCATCAAAATCGAGTTTTAAAAATATACAAAGCACTCAACGACATAAAGATACTCAAGACGTCATAATTGAGACAACAGGACGACCAGTCTTTGACAATGACACAGGAGAACTTATGGGGTATCGCGGTACTAATCGTGATATCACAGAACACATAACTATAGAAAAAGAGCTAAAATTAAAAGATGAAATCATGTTTGCACAATCCCGCCAAGCAGCAATGGGAGAGATGATAGGTATGATAGCCCACCAATGGCGTCAACCTATTACAAGTATAGCTATGGGAGCGAATAATATCATTGTAGATTCAATCCTAGGTAATATAGATAAAGATTCTTTAAATAAACTTGCTACAGATATAGTCGAACAAACACAGCACTTATCTAAGACTATAGATGACTTTAGAGATTTTTTCAAACCAAACAAAGAACATGATGATGTAAATGTTTGTTCTGTGATTGAAGAGACACTTTCTATAATAGGTACCTCTTTAGTAAACAACAATATTAAAATTATTAAAGAATTTAATTCTCAAAGTACTATTTCAACATTCTCTAGAGAACTGCTTCAAGTCTATATAAACATACTAAAAAATGCTAAAGAGGCATTACTTGAGAACAAGATAGAAGATGCTAAGATAATCATTACAGTTACTGAAGATGAAAATAACATAATTACAACTGTATGTGATAATGGTGGTGGTGTTAAACCTGAACTCTTAACAAAAATATTTGAACCTTACTTTACAACGAAAGAGGAACTCAATGGTACTGGGTTAGGTTTATATATGTCCAATATAATTGTCACTAAACACCTCAAAGGTACTTTACAAGTTAAAAATAGTGATGATGGTGCTTGTTTTATGCTTAAATTACCTAAGGTAAGGAGTGATAATATTGGGACTTAA